One genomic segment of Chloroflexota bacterium includes these proteins:
- a CDS encoding Tad domain-containing protein, with translation MRTISDYLMRGRRGQVWVFVAILMVCLLGILALAIDGGSAYLARRQAQNAADAGALAGARLLALGATPAEVEAVATQYAVQRNGADSCQVAIAGDTVTVTATKHIAMYFAPIVGISEMTPSARAKARYGAPQQVDGLAPIAVKDFAYALNEIYTIWDDDSIEPDPETTHEIAGSYRGWLNLGCVYPASCSTSNDDLKNWMLNGYPGFILAGSWLYGDPGTRSSAIQQAQVGQILKVAVYDSVQELYPGKPYFHIKKFAVFEVTEVIPTGFPKGIRGKFIRSVDIGELGGTSDGGLRVVKLVQ, from the coding sequence ATGCGCACAATATCAGATTACCTAATGCGAGGAAGGAGAGGCCAGGTCTGGGTTTTTGTGGCCATATTGATGGTGTGTCTGCTGGGCATCCTGGCCCTGGCCATTGACGGGGGCAGTGCCTATTTGGCTCGGCGCCAGGCGCAGAACGCGGCCGATGCGGGGGCGCTGGCCGGGGCGCGGCTGCTGGCCCTGGGTGCCACCCCGGCCGAGGTGGAGGCGGTGGCCACCCAATATGCAGTGCAGCGCAACGGGGCCGATTCGTGCCAGGTTGCCATCGCCGGCGATACTGTAACGGTAACAGCGACTAAGCACATCGCGATGTACTTCGCGCCCATAGTGGGCATATCGGAAATGACCCCCTCCGCTCGGGCCAAGGCCCGTTACGGCGCCCCGCAGCAGGTGGATGGGTTGGCCCCCATTGCGGTGAAGGATTTCGCATACGCGCTTAATGAGATCTACACCATCTGGGACGACGATTCCATTGAGCCGGACCCGGAGACCACGCACGAGATCGCAGGTAGTTACCGAGGGTGGCTAAATCTGGGGTGTGTTTACCCGGCAAGTTGCAGCACGAGCAACGATGACCTGAAAAATTGGATGCTCAATGGCTATCCGGGCTTCATCCTTGCAGGCAGTTGGCTTTACGGCGACCCTGGAACGAGATCCAGTGCCATCCAGCAAGCCCAGGTGGGCCAAATCTTAAAGGTGGCAGTGTACGATAGCGTGCAGGAACTTTACCCCGGTAAGCCATACTTTCACATCAAGAAATTCGCCGTCTTTGAGGTCACCGAGGTGATCCCCACTGGTTTCCCTAAAGGTATTCGTGGCAAATTCATCCGCAGCGTGGATATCGGTGAATTGGGGGGCACATCCGACGGCGGTCTGCGGGTGGTCAAATTAGTGCAATAG
- a CDS encoding CpaF family protein, which yields MRDALLAELDSQVDLTDEKAVHTALRRAYPTVLEHQDIVLSRSERVRLFQQVVAEILGYGPIEPLLHDHSVTEIMVNGPKAVYVERNGKIYKTDITFENEDHVMRIIERIVGPIGRRVDESSPMVDARLPDGSRVNATIPPLSLIGPVLTIRKFAVIPYTDEDLIRFGTMSREFAEFLKACVKARLNILISGGTGTGKTTLLNVVSGYVPNDERIITIEDAAELQLKQEHVVRLEARPPNIEGKGQVTIRDLVINALRMRPDRIIVGEVRGGEALDMLQAMNTGHDGSLSTLHANGPRDALRRLETMVLMSGMQLPLRAVREQMASAIDLIVHLERLKDGSRRVVQATEVEGMEGDAVVTQDIFAFEMKGIRDGRIIGELKPTGIRPKFAEKMEERDVHLPASIFGFDLDLRERRE from the coding sequence GTGCGGGATGCGTTGCTGGCAGAATTGGATTCGCAGGTGGATTTGACCGACGAAAAGGCGGTCCATACGGCTCTGCGACGCGCCTATCCCACCGTACTTGAACATCAGGACATCGTCCTCAGCCGTTCGGAGCGGGTGCGCCTGTTCCAGCAGGTCGTGGCGGAGATCCTCGGCTACGGCCCCATCGAGCCGCTATTACATGACCATAGCGTGACCGAAATTATGGTGAACGGGCCCAAAGCCGTGTACGTGGAACGCAATGGCAAGATCTATAAGACCGACATCACTTTCGAAAATGAAGATCACGTGATGCGGATCATCGAGCGGATCGTTGGGCCTATCGGACGCCGAGTGGACGAGAGTTCGCCGATGGTAGATGCCCGACTGCCGGATGGCTCGCGCGTCAATGCCACTATCCCACCGCTCTCGCTCATCGGCCCGGTGCTGACCATCCGCAAGTTTGCGGTAATTCCCTATACAGACGAAGATCTGATTAGGTTCGGCACTATGAGCCGTGAGTTCGCTGAGTTTCTGAAGGCGTGTGTCAAAGCCCGGCTGAACATCTTGATCTCAGGTGGCACAGGCACAGGAAAGACTACTCTCCTCAACGTCGTCTCGGGTTATGTGCCCAACGACGAACGTATCATCACGATCGAGGACGCAGCGGAATTGCAACTCAAGCAGGAGCATGTGGTGCGCCTGGAAGCGCGTCCGCCAAATATCGAGGGCAAGGGTCAGGTGACAATTCGGGACCTGGTTATCAACGCCTTGCGTATGCGGCCTGACCGAATCATCGTTGGAGAGGTGCGCGGAGGAGAGGCCCTCGATATGTTGCAGGCGATGAACACCGGGCATGATGGTAGCCTAAGCACGCTTCACGCCAACGGACCCCGTGATGCTCTCAGGCGGTTGGAGACAATGGTGCTTATGTCGGGCATGCAATTGCCGCTGCGCGCCGTGCGGGAACAGATGGCCTCAGCCATTGATCTCATCGTTCATCTCGAGCGTCTCAAGGATGGATCGCGCCGGGTCGTGCAGGCCACAGAGGTAGAGGGTATGGAAGGCGATGCGGTCGTAACACAGGATATTTTCGCCTTTGAGATGAAAGGTATCCGCGATGGGCGCATTATCGGCGAATTAAAGCCTACTGGTATCCGCCCCAAGTTTGCGGAGAAGATGGAAGAGCGCGATGTACACCTCCCCGCGTCGATTTTCGGCTTCGATCTTGACCTAAGGGAGCGGCGGGAGTGA
- a CDS encoding type II secretion system F family protein encodes MVWIAITIGVMFLLSVLALFVGIWQVEQGQETAEARLRAYIIESIRPTVTPREQGSSGKTILGRLIARFRRSGGTSAVARSLALANVPLKSHEFYLLRVGCALLGFVLALALTRQWPIAMVAAFLTSFLPEMYVSNRHKKRHRAFQEQLVDVLTLIVGSLRGGYGLTQALSLVAQEMPPPASEEFGRVVRETALGLSTEQALLNLAQRMESDDLDLVVTAINIQRTTGGNLAEILDTIIGTIRERIRLKGQLKALTAQQSLTRYILTGLPVALTMIMYVLNPGYVSGMFQPGWPMLIPIGAAISVVTGFIIMGKIMQIEA; translated from the coding sequence ATGGTGTGGATCGCAATCACAATCGGGGTCATGTTCCTCCTCTCTGTTTTGGCATTGTTCGTCGGTATCTGGCAGGTAGAACAGGGACAGGAGACCGCAGAGGCCAGATTGCGGGCTTACATAATAGAGTCCATCCGGCCCACGGTAACCCCTCGAGAACAAGGTTCATCTGGCAAGACCATTTTGGGCCGCCTGATTGCTCGTTTCAGGAGAAGCGGTGGCACCTCGGCTGTGGCTCGCTCCCTTGCCCTGGCCAATGTGCCCTTGAAAAGCCATGAGTTTTACCTGCTGCGAGTTGGTTGCGCACTGCTGGGCTTCGTGCTGGCTTTGGCCCTGACCAGACAGTGGCCTATCGCCATGGTGGCCGCCTTTCTGACTTCGTTTCTTCCGGAGATGTATGTGAGCAACAGACACAAGAAACGCCACCGTGCGTTCCAAGAGCAACTGGTGGATGTGCTCACCCTGATTGTGGGCTCTTTGCGGGGTGGCTACGGCCTCACCCAGGCGCTCTCTCTGGTAGCACAGGAGATGCCACCCCCAGCCTCGGAGGAATTCGGGCGCGTCGTCCGGGAAACAGCCCTGGGCCTTTCCACGGAGCAGGCGCTACTGAATCTGGCCCAACGAATGGAGAGTGACGACCTGGACCTGGTTGTTACTGCTATCAATATACAACGCACTACTGGCGGCAATCTAGCAGAAATCTTGGACACCATCATTGGAACCATCCGAGAACGGATCCGTTTGAAAGGTCAGTTGAAAGCCTTGACCGCCCAGCAGTCTCTCACTCGTTATATTCTGACTGGTCTGCCTGTTGCCTTGACCATGATCATGTATGTGCTGAATCCGGGGTATGTGAGTGGCATGTTCCAACCGGGATGGCCGATGCTCATCCCTATCGGAGCAGCTATATCGGTGGTGACAGGCTTCATCATTATGGGGAAGATAATGCAGATCGAGGCCTGA
- a CDS encoding type II secretion system F family protein: MFGTSFVISILVAVSVFLLLVGLRLGQSEEPPAERLKRLSQAEDPLTEVELTKPFYQRVLKPFLTRYLQALGRLAPKRNIDSLRHALATAGHPFDLGAMDFLGLKVLLTVSVGSLAMFILFVRQRLSFAPIGALLAAMVAFLLPDLWLRLRIRSRKAEIRRSLPDALDMLTICVDAGEGFDSALRKISQKWNNALAMEFGRIVAEIGVGRTRREAFRNMARRVDVEEVSSFVAVLLQADQLGLSVSRVLHAQSEQLRVRRWQQAEEHARRIPILLLFPLIFMIFPAVLAVTIGPAIPAIVEAFAELAH, encoded by the coding sequence GTGTTTGGAACGTCGTTCGTGATCAGCATTTTAGTAGCCGTAAGTGTTTTTCTGCTGCTTGTGGGACTCCGCCTAGGTCAGTCGGAAGAACCGCCTGCGGAGAGGCTGAAGCGCCTGAGCCAGGCCGAGGACCCTCTGACAGAGGTGGAGTTAACCAAGCCATTCTATCAGCGGGTACTCAAGCCATTTCTGACCCGGTATTTGCAAGCGCTCGGACGACTGGCACCCAAACGCAACATTGATAGTCTCCGACACGCGCTCGCTACCGCTGGCCACCCTTTTGATTTGGGGGCGATGGATTTCCTGGGGTTGAAAGTGCTGCTGACAGTCAGTGTCGGGTCGCTGGCGATGTTCATCCTCTTCGTCCGCCAACGTCTTTCCTTCGCGCCAATTGGTGCACTGCTGGCGGCAATGGTGGCGTTTTTGCTCCCCGACCTCTGGCTTCGTCTCCGGATCCGCAGCCGTAAGGCGGAGATAAGACGCTCGCTGCCCGATGCCTTGGATATGTTGACCATTTGTGTGGATGCTGGGGAAGGCTTCGACAGCGCCCTGCGCAAGATCAGCCAGAAGTGGAACAATGCACTGGCCATGGAATTCGGGAGGATAGTGGCCGAGATTGGGGTGGGGAGAACACGTCGCGAGGCTTTTCGGAACATGGCTCGCCGGGTAGATGTGGAGGAAGTATCCAGTTTCGTGGCCGTCCTTCTGCAGGCCGATCAGTTGGGGCTGAGCGTTTCCAGGGTGCTTCACGCTCAGTCGGAGCAGCTGAGAGTGAGGCGATGGCAGCAGGCAGAAGAACATGCTCGCCGGATACCCATCTTACTGCTGTTTCCGCTGATTTTCATGATCTTTCCGGCAGTGCTGGCGGTGACCATCGGGCCAGCCATTCCAGCCATCGTGGAAGCATTCGCTGAACTGGCGCACTGA
- the cpaB gene encoding Flp pilus assembly protein CpaB, giving the protein MGQRKGCLWITAGIITALIAGVTAFVVVFQATAQRPATPEIPMTEVVVARRSIAPRTVIDLEAIEMRSLPADSVPEGAVQSLEEANGKMAIVGLSPGEVLLSHRLADPTKAGANVAIVMDEDRVAVAFPVSDLMSRIGMLQPGDRVDILYSILMKQDEGSEGEQVTFAALQNVEVAAIIRPPAPEGSTQAQAPSALVFALDPQDALVLKYLEDAGGIVDLVVRSPTREQPFDTVPVHKDYLSDRYRIRLPQNP; this is encoded by the coding sequence ATGGGACAGCGAAAGGGTTGTCTTTGGATCACAGCAGGCATCATCACGGCACTCATCGCGGGCGTAACCGCTTTCGTTGTCGTGTTCCAAGCGACGGCACAGCGTCCAGCCACGCCCGAGATACCGATGACCGAGGTGGTGGTGGCGCGACGGAGCATAGCCCCCAGGACGGTCATTGACCTGGAGGCCATCGAGATGCGTTCGTTGCCGGCGGATTCAGTGCCTGAGGGCGCAGTGCAAAGTCTGGAGGAAGCCAACGGCAAGATGGCCATAGTTGGGCTCTCGCCGGGCGAAGTATTGCTCTCTCACCGGCTGGCGGACCCTACCAAGGCAGGCGCGAATGTGGCCATCGTGATGGACGAGGATCGGGTAGCCGTTGCCTTCCCGGTCAGCGACCTGATGAGCCGCATCGGTATGTTGCAGCCTGGCGATCGAGTCGACATCCTTTACTCTATCCTCATGAAACAGGATGAGGGGAGTGAAGGAGAACAAGTTACATTCGCCGCCTTGCAGAATGTAGAGGTGGCAGCGATCATTCGGCCGCCTGCCCCAGAGGGCTCCACACAGGCACAAGCACCATCGGCTCTTGTGTTCGCCCTCGACCCGCAAGATGCGTTGGTCTTGAAATACTTAGAGGATGCGGGAGGCATTGTGGACTTGGTTGTTCGCTCGCCGACCCGAGAGCAACCCTTCGACACGGTGCCCGTACATAAGGATTACCTGAGCGACCGTTATCGGATACGACTTCCCCAGAACCCTTGA
- a CDS encoding Tad domain-containing protein: MDEVTSVSEAHHRQRGQVWVFVAILMLVLLGILAVALDGSNAYLNRRQAQNAADAGALAGARLLALGASPAEVEAAATEYAVQRNGADSCQVTILGNTVRVSTTKRTSTFFAGVVGISEVEALAEAAATFGAPDSAGGLRPIAIKNFPYVYGEEYAIWDDNPDEDPNPETTHIIAGSYRGWLNLSCAYPASCSVGSDDLKEWMANGYQGTVQVGSWLRGDPGTRASVLKQAQVGTEVIIAVYDDIRNLYPGKEYYHVIKFAVFHITEVKATGNPKYIEGRFIRHVQMGNPSGGPDGGLRVVRLTK, encoded by the coding sequence GTGGACGAAGTCACAAGCGTTTCTGAAGCGCATCACCGCCAGCGGGGGCAGGTGTGGGTTTTCGTAGCCATCCTGATGTTGGTACTGCTCGGTATCCTGGCGGTGGCGTTAGATGGCAGCAATGCCTATCTCAATCGGCGCCAGGCACAGAACGCGGCCGATGCGGGGGCGCTGGCCGGGGCGCGGCTGCTGGCCCTGGGTGCCAGTCCAGCCGAGGTAGAGGCAGCGGCCACCGAGTATGCCGTACAGCGCAACGGAGCCGATTCGTGTCAGGTTACCATTCTCGGCAACACGGTGAGGGTGAGCACTACAAAGCGCACATCCACTTTCTTTGCTGGTGTGGTGGGCATTTCGGAGGTCGAGGCCCTGGCCGAAGCGGCGGCTACTTTCGGAGCCCCGGATAGCGCCGGTGGCCTGCGGCCCATTGCCATCAAGAATTTCCCGTATGTCTATGGGGAGGAATACGCCATCTGGGATGACAACCCAGATGAAGATCCAAATCCGGAGACCACCCACATCATCGCCGGCAGTTACCGCGGGTGGCTCAATCTGTCCTGTGCCTATCCTGCTTCGTGCAGCGTTGGCAGCGATGACCTCAAGGAGTGGATGGCAAACGGCTACCAGGGCACTGTGCAGGTGGGCTCATGGTTGCGCGGTGATCCTGGGACACGGGCCAGTGTTCTCAAACAGGCGCAGGTAGGAACCGAAGTGATCATCGCCGTGTACGACGATATTCGGAATCTGTACCCGGGCAAAGAGTATTACCACGTGATCAAATTCGCCGTCTTTCACATCACGGAGGTGAAAGCGACGGGGAACCCGAAATATATCGAAGGGCGTTTTATCCGGCACGTCCAGATGGGGAATCCCAGCGGAGGTCCGGATGGCGGTCTAAGGGTGGTGCGGCTCACAAAGTAG
- a CDS encoding prepilin peptidase, giving the protein MLWPCWVALGLVLGSLINWVADHLAQHYLSQTDSPSKTTAAPRLDITSLRVIWLWMQRSTDFRAIPRLQRRLLVELTIIAVCVYLWRQFGASPEFVALLAYAGLFSVIFVVDAETGFVPNLVLGAGAIIALTLRLAYSALPVSSALLGAVVGFTLFLPLALIRKGVMGAGDIKLAGLIGLVVGFPGVITALAMGVVLGGLGALILMLSGAKRRHDYMPYAPYLAVGCMVTLLRGAAIF; this is encoded by the coding sequence GTGCTGTGGCCGTGCTGGGTAGCCCTAGGGTTGGTGTTGGGCAGCCTTATCAACTGGGTGGCGGATCATCTGGCGCAGCATTATCTTAGCCAGACTGATTCGCCATCGAAGACCACTGCTGCTCCACGACTGGACATTACCTCGCTGCGCGTGATTTGGCTATGGATGCAGCGTTCTACCGACTTCCGGGCGATCCCTAGGCTACAGCGCCGGCTCCTGGTGGAGTTGACTATCATCGCCGTTTGTGTGTATCTGTGGAGACAGTTCGGCGCTTCACCAGAGTTCGTTGCTCTCCTGGCCTATGCCGGCCTGTTTTCTGTGATCTTCGTAGTGGATGCGGAAACCGGCTTTGTCCCGAACCTGGTGCTCGGTGCTGGGGCGATCATCGCGTTGACTCTGCGTCTCGCCTATTCAGCGCTCCCGGTAAGCAGCGCACTCTTAGGGGCGGTGGTGGGTTTCACCTTGTTTCTGCCGCTGGCCCTGATCCGTAAGGGGGTTATGGGAGCTGGGGATATCAAATTGGCCGGACTCATCGGCCTTGTGGTAGGGTTCCCAGGTGTCATTACTGCGCTGGCTATGGGCGTGGTTCTGGGCGGCCTTGGTGCACTGATCCTCATGTTGAGTGGAGCCAAACGACGACATGACTACATGCCGTACGCACCATATTTGGCCGTAGGGTGTATGGTGACCTTGCTCCGGGGGGCAGCGATTTTCTGA
- a CDS encoding tetratricopeptide repeat protein, giving the protein MNETTWQPEEDQAFVNGVRSLQRGDFQTAITLFSDLSSKHPENEEVRTLLQEAQMKMSLIRFDARRVIASDIPRFLRKLIVLLAAVDVILYLTVAMTTFYQRNVVPQSLIVQAASEQRDLLSQAERYMASGDYTNAIQTFETLLQKYPGHTAAQEGLAAAEKAQKLQSLYTQALQEQEEGRLREALTHLQEIATIQSFYRDVEQRITVIQQQLVLQALMEQAQGAYEAAEWATLATICQEIRQVNPEHEKTKVNDWLFASYLGQGQGKIAIAGTDISLVEEALDFFEKALVLRPLHPEASTERYLAQAYLAALKSLSEGQNERAAQFLERVIGQRTDYAGGWARRLYLESCIKASEDYIGTENYELAVSLLRKALSIVSGSEEVQNWEEFQEQVALGDELVAEGSLSEAVAAYQAAVDQIRIVGTMEHASDNGDFGLAGR; this is encoded by the coding sequence GTGAACGAGACAACCTGGCAACCGGAAGAGGATCAGGCCTTTGTGAACGGGGTGCGGAGTTTGCAAAGGGGTGATTTCCAAACTGCGATCACGCTGTTCTCAGATCTCAGTAGCAAACACCCCGAGAATGAGGAGGTGCGCACCCTGCTGCAAGAGGCCCAGATGAAGATGTCACTGATAAGGTTCGACGCGCGCCGGGTCATCGCTTCGGACATACCGCGCTTTTTGAGGAAGTTGATTGTACTCCTGGCTGCAGTGGATGTGATATTGTACTTGACCGTGGCGATGACCACTTTTTACCAGCGGAACGTGGTACCACAGTCGCTGATAGTGCAAGCCGCCTCCGAGCAAAGAGACCTTCTTTCGCAGGCGGAGCGGTATATGGCATCTGGTGACTACACTAACGCGATCCAGACCTTCGAGACGCTGTTGCAAAAATATCCGGGACACACCGCCGCTCAAGAGGGCCTGGCCGCAGCAGAAAAGGCACAGAAATTGCAGTCTTTGTACACCCAAGCACTGCAAGAGCAAGAAGAGGGACGTTTGAGGGAAGCCCTGACGCATCTGCAAGAGATCGCGACTATCCAGAGTTTTTATCGCGATGTTGAACAGCGTATCACCGTCATCCAACAGCAACTGGTGCTGCAAGCCCTGATGGAACAAGCCCAAGGTGCTTATGAAGCGGCGGAGTGGGCTACACTGGCCACAATATGCCAAGAGATCCGCCAAGTGAACCCGGAGCACGAAAAGACGAAAGTGAACGATTGGCTTTTCGCAAGTTACCTGGGTCAAGGGCAAGGCAAAATTGCGATTGCGGGCACGGATATCTCGCTGGTTGAGGAGGCGCTGGACTTCTTTGAGAAAGCCCTGGTGCTGCGACCTCTCCATCCGGAAGCCTCGACCGAGCGCTATCTTGCCCAAGCGTACCTGGCTGCCTTGAAGTCATTGTCCGAAGGCCAGAACGAGCGAGCCGCGCAATTTCTGGAACGCGTTATCGGTCAGCGCACCGATTACGCGGGTGGCTGGGCCAGAAGGCTGTACCTGGAATCTTGCATCAAAGCGAGCGAGGACTACATAGGAACGGAAAATTATGAACTTGCAGTGTCTCTGCTTCGCAAAGCGTTGAGTATCGTCTCCGGCTCGGAGGAGGTGCAAAACTGGGAGGAGTTCCAGGAACAAGTAGCCTTGGGTGATGAATTGGTAGCCGAGGGATCTCTGAGCGAAGCGGTAGCGGCTTACCAGGCCGCAGTGGACCAAATTCGCATCGTGGGAACCATGGAGCACGCTTCTGACAACGGAGATTTCGGGTTGGCAGGGAGGTAA
- a CDS encoding response regulator, with the protein MAKRILLVDDDPQILQTVPPALQEAGYEVSTSPNGRNALLTIHQSLPDLVIAGALLPDVDGLELCRRLRSSGETAHVPVLILGAGADVEDKVAAFEAGATDYMTKPLAIEELVARVNAALRRRPGLQGRVIAFLGSKGGVGTTTLVTNTAVALRKRTKGRVILADTSVQLGDVGIFLNLTSRRTIADLAPRTGELDSELVSAMLTEHASGVRVLLGAPWNPAAKMIDPMHLRKILVTLRDMCDYLILDTWPVLDRTTVSVLEFSYRVVYVIAPEMSSLRNARIFLDAAPALGCPQERIILALNRYPRRGGIQLREIEKALQRKITVQIPDDDALVTSAANRGVPVVMSSHRSRVAAAINNLALSLMAEAKPSVSRSAPQKAVAPQRKRFFGWL; encoded by the coding sequence ATGGCTAAGCGGATATTACTCGTGGATGACGACCCACAAATATTGCAGACCGTGCCGCCAGCCCTTCAGGAAGCGGGCTACGAGGTGAGCACTTCTCCCAATGGCAGAAATGCACTGTTAACCATCCACCAAAGTTTGCCGGACTTGGTCATTGCGGGGGCCTTGTTGCCCGACGTGGATGGTCTCGAACTCTGTCGGCGCCTGCGTAGTTCCGGGGAGACAGCCCACGTGCCCGTGCTCATACTGGGCGCGGGAGCAGATGTAGAGGACAAGGTGGCTGCTTTTGAGGCTGGCGCAACCGACTATATGACAAAGCCTTTGGCTATAGAGGAACTGGTGGCGCGAGTCAATGCAGCCCTGCGTCGAAGGCCAGGACTGCAGGGTCGAGTGATCGCGTTCCTCGGATCCAAAGGCGGCGTGGGTACGACCACACTGGTCACCAATACCGCTGTGGCGCTTCGCAAGCGCACTAAGGGGCGGGTGATTTTGGCTGACACAAGCGTGCAACTGGGAGACGTAGGCATTTTCCTGAACCTGACTTCGCGTCGTACCATCGCTGACCTGGCACCACGTACAGGAGAACTTGACTCCGAGTTGGTCAGCGCTATGCTAACTGAGCATGCTTCTGGGGTGCGTGTCCTGTTGGGGGCTCCCTGGAACCCCGCAGCGAAAATGATCGACCCCATGCATTTGCGAAAAATCTTGGTCACCCTTCGTGATATGTGCGACTATTTGATCTTGGACACGTGGCCAGTCTTGGACCGCACCACGGTCTCCGTGTTGGAATTCAGTTACCGGGTGGTGTACGTCATCGCACCCGAGATGTCTTCTTTGCGCAACGCGCGGATCTTCCTGGATGCCGCTCCCGCCCTCGGGTGCCCTCAAGAGAGGATTATCCTGGCATTGAACCGCTATCCTCGCCGAGGGGGCATCCAGTTGCGAGAGATTGAGAAAGCGCTGCAGCGCAAGATCACGGTGCAGATTCCAGATGACGACGCGCTCGTTACCAGCGCGGCGAATCGGGGCGTGCCCGTGGTGATGAGCAGCCATCGCAGCCGAGTGGCAGCGGCTATTAATAACTTGGCTCTTTCTTTGATGGCAGAGGCCAAACCATCTGTGAGTCGTTCTGCGCCGCAGAAGGCGGTTGCACCCCAGCGCAAGCGTTTCTTTGGCTGGTTGTGA
- a CDS encoding DUF192 domain-containing protein codes for MSKDTWLVSNGRTASSFMERLRGLIGTAPLRPGEGLLLTGCRWIHTFGMTYPIDAIYFAKDGRVVGLSKSLWPGRIGPRVGEAVHTLELPQGIIEDSQTEIGDIVEISP; via the coding sequence GTGAGCAAAGACACGTGGTTGGTGAGCAATGGCCGCACCGCCTCCAGTTTTATGGAACGGCTGCGTGGACTGATCGGTACTGCTCCTCTGCGACCGGGTGAGGGACTGCTGCTCACGGGTTGCCGCTGGATACACACCTTCGGGATGACTTATCCGATCGACGCCATTTACTTTGCGAAAGACGGCCGAGTGGTGGGGCTGAGCAAGTCTCTATGGCCCGGACGCATTGGGCCTCGTGTAGGAGAAGCGGTTCACACACTGGAATTGCCCCAGGGAATTATAGAGGATAGCCAGACAGAAATAGGAGATATAGTGGAAATCTCGCCATAG